The following is a genomic window from Halichoerus grypus chromosome 13, mHalGry1.hap1.1, whole genome shotgun sequence.
ATGACAGAAATGCTAAAATACACATAGCTTCTGTAAACACTTCCAAATAAGAAGACTCAATGAGGTTCAGGTCTATAGCTTGGGGCTAAAGATTATAGACCTGACAGATGTCACAAGAGAACTGCAATTTTGCTTCTACTTCTCTAGTGAGAATGTCCTTTGGGAAGGGAACATTTACAGTGTACCTAAAACGGGGTGGGTACTGGGCTCAATATTCCACACCGGTTAttgcatttaatcttcacatgAGCTCGTGAAGTAGAAAACCCCATCACGATTTTAGAAATGGCAAAACTAAACTAAGGCTCAGGGCAGTAAGAACTTGCCTAAATTTACATGGTAATTGCTAAGCAGAGCCAGGATCCAATTCAAGTTTGCTTCCAGAAGTCTTTCCACTAAACCACATTTCCTTATTATGCTGAAAACTTCTGCATACATATTGGTAATGGGGAATATCTCTTGAATCAAGAGATCATGAAAGCACAACTGCTGAAAGCTGTCATGACCCAGATAAATTACATCTACCATCCTTGAGAGATCAGTACGGTGACCTTCAAGGAATCATGGACAATAGGTGATGGGCTAATGGCATcctcattttgaaaaagaacagaagaccCAGAAAGGAAGCACACTCTTGCTGGGGAGGGGCCAAATCTCTCCTGCCTTTGTATCTCCAGGATCCAGCCCAGACCCTCAAACACAATGCTcaatagatgtttaataaatgataCACTACCTTTACCCATCTCAAGTGTTGTCTTATAGATTGAGTTAGACTTATTGTGAATAGTTCCAATAAGGGAGAGAAGTACCCAGTTACAAGGCGGTAtgctaaaatgaagacaaaattcaagaaataatgaGCAGTGTGGGCTATCTCAAAATAAATGGCAGTTTATCATCAGGGAGGTAGAGAGTTGCCTATCACTAAGGTGTTCCTTGATTTACGTATGAGGAGGCAGAATGAGTTTAGGCCCTCACCTCTGTAACGGTTGTCAATGGTCACCTTGTCTCCTCCAGCCTAATGTCTTGTCTCCcattcctgggggtggggaggaggtagaGGGTTTGGGCAGCGGAGAAAAGGAGGTAGATGTTAAAGGTAAACGACAGAAAGGAAAGTGAGAGTTCTCCAATCGCTGCCCTGGAAGCTTCAACTCCTTCATTCCCAGGACTTAGAACTTGAGACTAGAACTAGAACCTTCAATATACCATTCTATCACACTTACAGGGAAGGCTTTCATCTGCTCTGGGAACTAATCACCACCAACAGCATTCTTCAGGAAAATGAACTCCAGGTTCCCAATGACTGCGTTACACTCAGCTGTCCACAACATACTCCAGTAAATTGGAGACTACATACATTTGCATCATTCTCCttcacctcaattttttttttttcaacaagagtAGGAATTTGTTAGTATCCAGATCACCTGTTGGTGACTTCTGTAATTGCTAACGATTCCAAATTCATGATCAAGTTAATTAACAGGCAATTACCTAAACTTCAGGCTTCCTAAAATTCTCTTCTTCAATCATTGCCAATACACTGCAACttggaaaaaagttaaaatcaagTCTGTAGACATTCTCTttgtacaaagagaaaaaagtaggtgactttttaaatgaaaaggtaGTAATGCTGACATTTataatttcctctcctctcacaCTACAGACTCAAGTGTAAGCGCATTTCAGGATTAACTCCCTATGATTGGAGGTCTAACATGATGGCTTCACCATCCAGGGGACCACTCAAGCCAGCTGGGTGGAGGGGCAGTCTGAAACACCAGAAGACAGGAAAACTACCATGTCATGACTTTGCtgccaccaaaaaaacaaagaaaacatgcaCGCTAACACACATACAAACCCAGTCCTGGTGTTAGACACAGTAAACCACAAATACATTTCTCATGCAAAATAGGACAGATGATAGATATTTACACAACACAAATCAAGTGCTGAAAACGAagctttcttttttgggggtggcACCGTGACCATATGGTTTCAATGAGGGTCCGTCCACACCAGAGGTTTAACGTGCAACTCTGTAGAACCATGATGAAGAGAGCATAGAAAATGCGCTTTGGTAGAAACCTGGATGTGTGAGAGGTTgctatgaaaaaatgaaaacaggaatgatagaagtatattttcttttatatacaaAACTGAAGTCCCAAAAAATGGTTTGTTGAAGTAGTTATCAACAAAGATGTGaaatcatttttcctttgctttggtTAAAACAGCCAAGGAACGCCAATCAGGTCCCCTTCCACTAACAGCATATAAACACAGTGACAGGACTACTTTTAGGACAGAATAAACaactttaaagaaaggaaattaaattaattttaaactaaagtaAACATTTTACCAATAAATAAGTCTCTTTAAAGGTAGCATCTTCATCCTACAATCTTGGGCATAACAtatacatcaatttaaaaaataaaatttttcccaCAATAGTAATTACAGGTGTTAATGCAACAAGctatgaaatgaaattattttaatgtaacttggaaaaaaaattctaggaatcaaaaataaaattttaaaaaaatggtatttttctaaaattgtacATTCTAAAATAATTGACTAACACTTTGTTACAGAAAGTAATTCAAACTATTTTGGTATTTCAATATATTCCtaaagaaatggttaaaaaaagtTTCCATACACCAAAATTGGAACAGTGTTTATAATTCTGTTTATGGCTATGAAATGGCAATCAAATTCTACTTAAAACTGTAACCACCAATGATgaaatatacttcaaaaaaataaacatttggtcTTACAATCTTTAATATTGGTTAAAAAACAGACCGATGTTTGTTGCTCATGGAAGTTATTTTAATCCAATGTGCAAAAAAAAGGTGCAGCTGTCTACTTTTACTTGAAATACATAAGACCAACACTTCTACACTATTTACACACttaaaaagattttcaatttattaatttaagcAACAATATTACATCTCCTTTGTGGATAAATCACGTGCTGCAGAGAGCCCAAAAGCTTGATGACATTCTCTTAAGTGACACAATGTATCTGAAGAAGCATACCTGTTCTTGTCCTAATTTTGATCctaaataaaaatccaatttcAGAATcaattaagaattattttgatcTAGAAAATCTTGGAACTGTTGCAAACGTGAAAACCTCGTCCCTGAGAGCCAGGATCCTATTCCCCCTTTGCTATCCCTCTAACAACTGGTCTACCCCAGAAACCGCATCTGTTGCAGAGTGGCAATACCccaaaaaagaggaacaaaaagaacTCAGCCCCCAGACCACCATCATCCCTGTGGGTTTGCTCAGCCTCTGTTCAGGACTTGTGACTCCATCTTTTGGGGTAGGTGTGGGcaatcaaaatgaagaaacactTTAGCAAAGCAACCATCATTTGTCCACAACAACAGTGAAAAACAGtgatataaaattaacaaaccaAATATAAATCCAATACCGTTCTGCAATTCTGGAACTTGTTTTCCTATCTGCGCAGTGTTCTTGGTCAGCCACCCACCAGTATTTTCTGCATCTGCATGAAGTACTTTTATCACGTTATTAAAAATGCTGTTTTGACCCTAAGTCCCATAGAATCATGATGATTAGGAAATCAATTTACTCAATTATCGCTCTGTGCAGTACACTTGCCAGTCAGCAAGTGTAGAGAGGAATTACAAAAACTGGAATAGAAGTCTCTCACTTCTGAACTGGACACAGGAGTtctcaaattaaaatcataaaaaaagaggggggtgggggggagggcttACTGGCAACATCACTACCAGACACCAGACGGGACAGTGAGACTGTTTGGTCAGAACCGAGGAACACTATTTCCTTGCAAAGTTTGCAAAATACCTAACCAAGCACTGCCTTAAGTCCAGTGAGTACAATGCTCCGTAAGTTTCCACAGAAATGCAGGGTCTGGCGCTCGTGTGTTGGGACCCGTGCAGTCCCGCCTCCGGGGCTCAGGCAAAGCAGTCCTGTCCTGTCACCTCTAGCTACAGGCGATCGTCTCCAACTGCTGCTCCGCTTCGGCGGCCATCGCTGCCGCCTGCAACTGTTCTGTCTCACTCTGGATGGCACTGGGGGTGACCTGCTTCCTCTCACTGTGCATATTGTTCTCGTGCCTTTTCAGATCAGATGCCTTGGCAAACGCCTTGGTGCAGGAGCCGCAGACAAAAGGCTTTTCCCCTCTGTGTCTTCGTTCGTGGTCTTTGAGGTGGGACTTGTGTTTGAAGGCTTTGTCACACATGTGGCAGGCAAATGGTCTCTCATTGCTGTGCACTCTCTCGTGCTTCTTCAAGTCCGGGGCGCGGATGAAGGATTTTCCACACACCTCACAACTGTACGGCTTATAGCCCGTGTGGATTTTGAGGTGTTCTTTCAGGTGGGCCTGTGTGGTAAAACCTTTTGTACACATTTCACAAACAAATGGCCTGTCGGCCGTGTGGAGTTTTTCATGCTTCCTCAACCTGCCTTCGTCGGAGAAGGTCTTCCCGCACGCCTGGCAGGCGATCTGCTCCCGATGGTGGCCATAAAGCAAGTACTCGAACTTCATGTCGCTGGCCGCTGTCGTCCAGCCTGGGGTCTGTTCGTCCTTCACTTCACTCATTCCATCATTAAATGTTAAGGCTTGAGGGGTCTGGGACCCCAAATCTTTCGATTCTGGGGTCTCCATGGATTCTACTTCCTGGCCGTAGCAATTAACCTTCCGAACTTCCTCACTCCCCAGCTCTTTCAGGATTGCTTCCTGAACCCTGAGCGTCGTCGTAGGCGACTTGCCGTCCTCCTGACTCGGGGGGGTGCCTTCTACTGTGTCATCAGAGGGACTGTCATCCTGGTCTCCAATTTCTTCCACGTCATCATCCTGAGTGTCAGCAGCATCTCCAATGGGGCGGTTTATTTTGAGGCAATACTTACTTTTCGATTGGCCGTTGTTTTCGTCGGGACTAGATACATCACGCTTCTGAGAACAGAGTTTATCTAAAAATCGGATACCGAGAATCTGACCTGATGACATCATTAAGTTAACATCCtcttttttcacagaaatcttTGCTGTGTACATGTAGTTCAGGACCTCTTCAAATATATCAGAACGAAGAAAATCTATTTCTATTACTGAAGAGCTATCAACCTCAAGCTTCTTGAACAGCTTTTTAAAGTAGGTGCTACAGGCGGCAAGAACACACCTGTGTGCTCTGAATTTCACATCTTCAACCACAATGGCAATATCACAGAATTCTCCTTCCAGGCGTTGTTCGTTTAGTGTTTTCAGAAACAGAGTTTTATGATCATCGTCATTATATTTAATGGTTTCAGACATACTGATGAAAAACTCCtacaaaaaatgttcaaaaagagAGTTTGATAATTATGAACACTACTTTTCCATACACAAAACACAGGCAGACTTTCATTTCCTGATCAATTTGTAGTACCTAACTATTTCAGAAAATCAATTTTAGAGGTGGTTCTAGAAGATCCCAACTTAGGAACTTTCATCTTGTTATTTCTATGTATCTCcagtttaaaaagtatttgcttAGTAATAACAGCAACTTTTATGAGGCACGTaatacatgccaggcactgttccatgTGCTTTGCGTGTCTTCACAAATGTACTGATCAAGTAACCTTAAAAAAGGCATTTGTAGCCCCCCGTTTTAGATGAGCTTAGGAACCTATCCAAAATTCTAGTCATTTACTGAagagctgggactcaaatccAGGCAACCTACCTCTAAAACCTGTGCTTCCTGACAACTAGAGGTAATAACATCAAATAACTTCAAGGCTTAAGAAAGAGGTGTAAGGCAAGGAGGCTCTATTCCTGTAGTGTCTACTCTAATTCCATGTACAGAAGAGGAGGTTTGGTGAAATAACTAATAATAGTGCTCAGTGTTCTACTTCCTTGACAGAAGAGACAAATCACTGTTGCAGAACCAAAAAGGGAGATCACTGCCAAAATATTCCACTTAGTGTTGTCTTCTGCTTTTTTCCTCACCAGCTTTGGGCCACTTCTGAATGAGGGTTAAGATTTAATACGACCCTCGGATGGCATTTGGGAAGACAGTGATAAGCGTCTTCATTCCATCTGGATGCCAATCTATCTGCCATCCAGATGAAAGTGTCATCAAGACCGGATGTACTTGACAAGTGCTGTATTTTATAAGCAAAAGAAATTCTGAACTGGCACGAGAGATCTCTGGCACAAAAGACCTACCGTGTTAAAGAATtatcttcttaaaataatttgttctgtgtattttctttttgaaacattgttttctttttatttcacaaagCATTCCCCCGCAAAGAAACAGAATGCTAATGCATaattgatatacatatatatttccaaGATTTAATACCCAAAATTATAGTTACCATGAACAACTCAGGCTATTATCTTAATGCTTTAAACACCAAATTCTTCAGATCAGAATAACTCTGATCAGGGGCACGCCAGTCCTACAAGAGAAAAGGACAAACAAGAATAAGGTAGAATCTTCCTCTATCCCAAATTCTAAACAAGAATGTTTTCaagaattgattttaaaaaataaaactttcctttCTTGTCCTGCCACTTGCACATGTACCCATTTTCAGGTTGGGAACAGAGAGGAGGGTGACTGGCAGCATCAGGTCCAGCTCTGAACAGATATGAATGAGAACAGATAAAGGCTGTGGCACTTGGGACATGCAGGGGCTGTACACCGGGATTGGAGGAACGGATTGGAGAACCACTAAGGAAGTTCTCACAAACAAAGGCCATGCCCATATTTGCACAAATACTGATAGCtacatagatacagaaaaagccaGTAAGTCTTCCCTACCCCCACCATTTCCTGCTGGGTATGTAgccctccccatttctctctaGGCTCATATAAACATAtagaatgtacattttaaaataaagttataaaagtgAACATCCCCAATAGTTAACACTGGAGAAGGAACAGTAgctgctttcttctttctgtgatTCTGTGTGCATAGCACATATCATGGAGCTACACTagtctttttggttttattcGAGAAATCCAGGTGTTTTCACCTCAATCCCCACAGGGAGGCTCAAAGAATTCTTGCTTTGGGGGAGTTTTAACTCTTACCAGAGGGACTCCATCCTGCAGACCAATATCCTGAAAAAAACATGTTTCCTTCACTGCCCAGTGACCACACAAACTTTGGTGTGGTGGGACCAAGAGACTGAGCTGCAATATTCTTACACAAAATTGTGGTGCGAGACCAACACTCTGAAAACCCTCAAAAATTCCCtctacagaaaaacaaacacacgAGTAAGATGCCTACAGTAGCAGGGGGTTTCTTATCTGCACAGTGTGAGAGCTGGGCAACATTACTTCTAAGGACTCTGCCTGTCCCGTAGATGCGCCTCGGCCTGCAGTCATCTCCAAGGGAAGGCAGCCACGCAAAACCTTCCTACCTAATCACTTCCCACTATTGTAACTCTCCCTAGGGCTTGTGGGATAAAAGTGCATGGGACTAGGGAGAGGAGTGGCCCTGCAGTACCCATGACAACATACCACtgtgggttggttttttttttttttttttttggaccagtGTGGTATTTGGCTCCCACTCTCCAGATCGCTGAGGACCATTTCTTTCTACTGAGATGTCCAGTTAGTAAGTTCAGGTGAGTTAAACTGGAAGCTAGCCCTTGCCAGTATCTGCGTAGGCGGACGAAAAGATGTAGTCCCAACTACACCTCCATAACAAAGCCGCCCCTTTATGGTGGTTCTCCAAACCGCTGGCGCACTGGGCCGCCCTTACGGAGCAGGGAGCGGGGGCTCCAGCAAAGTCAAACTTACATAAGCAGCGGCAGCCGCCTCCCCTACCCCGGAGCAGCCGCGACAATGGCGGCCGCACGACTTCCCGGTTGAAAGCTCGCAACTTCGGGATGGGGGGGAAGCAGGGAACGAAGCGCAAGACCCAAAAGGATTTGAGAGCCTCTCAGGCTTCGCTCTCATTTCTTTCGGCCCGGGAGGTGGGGGGACGGATAAGGCCATTTGCATCCTTTCCTAAACAAAAGCTCCCAGCCTCGGAGCCGGGAGGTGAAAGGGCCACTTTCCCTTTCATAATTGGAGTCCAGCGCAGGCTGGGGGCCGCGGCTCCGAACCAAAGCGGGAGGGCccgcggcggcgacggcggcgagcgggagcgggagcgggcgTGCGGCCGGGCTCCGCAGCCCCGCGCCGCGCCCCGCGAGCCCGGAGCTCGCGCCCCGCGCACTCCCCGGCCGGCTCGCGCCgggccctcccccgccctcccgcggccgggggcgggggcggcgcgcGGCCGGCTTCCGAGCTCCGCGGGCGCACCCGGGAGTGCGAGCGCGGGGGTCCCGGCCCCCTCCTCGGCAGGCAGCTGGGGGCGGCGCGGCGGGGCCCACGGCTCGGAGGGGCGGCGCCCGGCGGGCCGCGCTCCGCGCCGGGCTCGAGgccgtccccacccccaccgcggTGCACTGCGGCGGTGCGAGCGGGGGCGGCCATGAACTCCGCCGCCGAGACTCGGCGAGCGCGCGcgcggggccgccgccgccgcccggccgcTGCCGGAGACCGCTCGCCGGCCTGCGCGGCCCCTACGGCGCCCGATCCCcacgcccggcccggccccggcccaTGACTGGCCCCGTTCGCAGCGCACCGCTGACGGCCGCCCGCACATCCTGGAACTGGCTGGTGCCCCAGAGCTCGGCGAGAACGCGCTTCTTCCGGGCCGCCCCGCCGTGCCGGCGGCCAgccgcccccgcgcccccgcgcccgcCTCGCGGAAGGCCCGGGCCCCTTCCGCACCCCCGGCCCGCGCTTACCTGCAGCCTGGCACAGCCACAGACACTCGCCGTGGGCTCCCCGCGCTCACTGCAAGCAGGCCGGGGACGGGTTGGACACGGGGCGCGGGGGCACGGTGGGTGGCAgtgtattttggaattttttttttttttggagtttggggagggggcggggtgggagggaatcGTGCACGTCCCTGATGGTAGCAGCCCTCCTCCTGCACGAGCACAGAATGTCTAGCCGGCCGTGAACACCCCCACCGGCACCCCCCCTTCCCGTGCATGCGCGGTGCGGGCTGGGGGGAAGGCGCGCCGCCGGCTTGCGCAGGCACGGAACCTGACCGGGCCTCTAAATGGGCGAGCAAGGAAAGGGTTAATCCGGGACCTTGCGACGCTTTCTATGGAGTATACGGGGCCGCCCCCGGAGGGCCCTGGCctgcgcacgcgcgcgcacgcgcgcggcTTGGGGCGCGCGGAGCCCGCGCGCGGGAGAAGAGGTGggcggggaaggggcggggcctcgTGAGCCGAGGAGCGTAAGCACGAGCGCCGCTCGCGGGCACTCGCCCCGTCTGGTGCTCCCGCCTCCCGCTCAGACTCCTGGGCTcccgcccgcgcccgccgccggCGCAGCGCTGGGGACGCGGGAGCGCGGCGCTCCCGTGCGTGTGCATGTTCGTGGGGCAGTGCCGCCCTCGGGCGCGCGCAAGCCGGGCGCTGCGGCTGCGGGGCTCGCCCACTGCTCCGGGGTGGGGGTTCCAGGCACCCTCGCCGTTCGCGCACACCGGCAGATCCTGGGACACGCATAGAGGGCGCTGGGTCTAGGCTGGTGTTGCTGCTGCATTATGTATATTGGGAGGATGGTAGGACATCAATAAACGTttgcaaagcaaatgaaaaatgatttctttcatttggaatgtgAGAGGTGATCCCAGTCACCCAGAAGAAAGCGAACACCCGCTAAAGCTCTGGATCCAGCCAAACCTGCTCCCATGCGTTTACCCGAACACTCAAGGGAAAGTAACGGGGGCTGGAGGTCCTACGCAAGCTCATCTGTGGCAGTAGTGAGGTTGGACATGATTTCACTGGCAGCTCTCTCTCGGAGAACTCTGATACCAGCACTGTTCTTACATTCCTGTTCCGCAAAAGTAATGGTTCCATTGGTGTTCAAAGCATGTCGCGTTCCCTGTGATGGCGTGGCTGGGCTTGTGGCAAGCATGGGGACCAGCTAAACATAGCTGGAGGGCACTACTGCATCTTCTTAGAGTTGCTTATGCTGCTTTAACAGCGTTTCATAAAAACGCATAATTTAACATGTAAAAAATTAGAGTAGGACCTTCCTCTTGGGCTTGGGTGACGAttacatagtaaaaatttaagaaatgataTTATGATGAGCTGTATTCAATTCTAAAGAAATTCTGTATCGTCTGAGTTGATTTTATAATATTGATTTTAACATTAGTTTCAATGTTTTGAATGGTACTTTTATACACATCCTTTTTTGGTGTTTGCAAAAGCATGGCGCTAGTAGGTCTACTGAATGAAAGAGAATAGACCAGTTCTAGAGTCAGACGTCCAATTCAAATATTAGGTACATTGTTTAGCTTCTCTAAACGTCAGCTTCTTCTTCTCTGAAATGGAGAGCACCTAATAGAGCagttgtgtggattaaatgaaataatgctcTGGTCAGTGCTTAGCTCAAATATTAGCTCTATGATGTTAAATGACCTGCCCACTCTCCATAGATGGTGGGTTTAAGTGGCAGGGGCAGGACAGGAATGGCCCAAGTTCATGCTCATACCTGATACCTATGTAGCCTCATTCCCTCTAAGGCCACGGCTGGGCGTGTTGATTCTTGTTTACACGGCTTTTAAGATTACATTTCCATCCTGTTTTGTATTTaaaggggataataatagtactataTCATAGGGTTATGCTGTCAAGCAGTAAAGTTGTTACTGCACTTACCAGTGTGTGGGCATGGCTAGCACTTAGTTTATGGTTCGTTGTCTGGCACTGTTCCCCCTTCTTCCCTACCACATAATTGCATAGGTTTATACACTCTTTctgcatatatttattatctgCCTGGTGTGTAAAGACAGTCTTTTTACATATGGCTAAGTAAAGTCTTCCCAAGATTTGACTAATCTGATGAAATTAAAATAGTTCAGAAGAGTTCTCAAGCActagactacatttcccaagTGACAGATTCCTGACATCTTGGCTTTTGCATCAGTTAGccctcttttctcatttgttttatggGCTCTGCCTGTCTGTTCCTTGCTTCAGAAGGATCATGGGGATGAGTCTAAATTAAAGGGGCAACTcaatgggaaggaggagggaggagatgggAAACCATACAGGAAGGGCCTGACCCAAACCTGGCACTTTGCCTGGTCACCAGCCTTAACTCAGCACTGGGCAGCACCCATtaggtcctcagtaaatattgatGACAGCTAAGTGACAACCTATAACTTAATACCAAGGGGAGTTATATGGGCACATTGTGGGATCGATGGGGGGGTCAGGGCCTTCCTGAAATGCACAGACTTGAGGCCCTTGAAGGAAATCTTTCTTTCCTACTAGGAATGCTGTCACTCTGTGTGGATTTCTCTGTCCACAGCTACCTTGCTGGGAGAACCTAATTTCTCACCTGGGATGCCCACAGACTCCTCCTGAGTGAAACCTGCTTCTGAGCATTGTGAGGCCTGATGTGTGGGGTCTGTGGCATAGAATCTGGAGTGTCAGGGCTTAGGGTGGTTATGGAGCAGCCCCCAGGGACGTTTGGAAATGTGAAGTCATTTGGGGTTCTCATAGATGGGTGGGGCTGATTTCTTTATCACACTGACTGGGCGCTCTGACTGGTTTTGACCAGTGGAATGTGGGCAGACAAGAGGATGGGCAAGTTCTGAAGAGAGGCTTGGAGAAGCAGCCTGTGTCCTGCTGCCCTCCTGTGCTCGTGTGGTCCACACAGAGGACCAGGCCCACGTTGCCACAGGCTTCAGCCTGGGCCCGTCAATGATGAGCAGACCCGAGAGAATGAAGCTGACCCAAAACCTGAGCCCAGGCAAGCTTAGATGAGTAACAGTTCAACCACAGGTCTgcaagtgagaaataaatgcctgtttttataaatccCGGGGAAGTTGTGTTTTGTGATTTGTTATCACAGCAAGACCTGATAGGCCTGCATAAGGAAAAATGTCCCAGCAAAGGTCTCCTCACTGCTCTGAAAACACTAGATATAGTAAATGAACAAGAAATACATCCAATCCCTAAAAACACAGGTGTGAACAcacacattcaataaataatcATATAAATCATTATACAATTGCACATTGTAATGCATGCtttaataaaaagttaagaaacCATAAGATGAgcgcgcctgcgtggctcagttggtggctcagttggttaagcgactgccttcggctcaggtcataatcccagggtcctgggattaagtcccacagggagcctgctctccctcagcctcggctgctccccctgcttgtgctctctgtctctctgtcaaataaaacttaaaaaaaaaaaaagaaacataagatgTGATGGAGAAGAGGAACAAATTTTGATTGAGAAATCAATACAAGTGTCTCCAAAGACATACATTTAAGACCTGAAGGATAAGGGAGAGATAGGAAAAGAGGGGAGATGGCATTTCAGGCACAGGGAGAACAGTATGAACGAAAGGGTGGAAGGAAACTGGTGTGCTTGAGGCTCTGCAGCAAGACAGAGTGACTGGAGCCCAGtgagcagggcaaggggcagCGGGAACAGCATCTTCAGGGCCTTGGAGCTGCAGTGAGGGCTTTGACTCTGAGGCTAAGCACAGTGACAGCCATCAGAGGGCTTTTCTTTTAAACTAACATTTACTTAGGTAATTCTATTAGTCTCACAACTAGAATAAATTCAaccgtggggtgcctgggtagctcagtcgttaagcgtctgccttctgctcaggtcctgatcccagggtcctgggatcgagccccgcatcgggctccctgctcagcg
Proteins encoded in this region:
- the ZBTB14 gene encoding zinc finger and BTB domain-containing protein 14; translation: MEFFISMSETIKYNDDDHKTLFLKTLNEQRLEGEFCDIAIVVEDVKFRAHRCVLAACSTYFKKLFKKLEVDSSSVIEIDFLRSDIFEEVLNYMYTAKISVKKEDVNLMMSSGQILGIRFLDKLCSQKRDVSSPDENNGQSKSKYCLKINRPIGDAADTQDDDVEEIGDQDDSPSDDTVEGTPPSQEDGKSPTTTLRVQEAILKELGSEEVRKVNCYGQEVESMETPESKDLGSQTPQALTFNDGMSEVKDEQTPGWTTAASDMKFEYLLYGHHREQIACQACGKTFSDEGRLRKHEKLHTADRPFVCEMCTKGFTTQAHLKEHLKIHTGYKPYSCEVCGKSFIRAPDLKKHERVHSNERPFACHMCDKAFKHKSHLKDHERRHRGEKPFVCGSCTKAFAKASDLKRHENNMHSERKQVTPSAIQSETEQLQAAAMAAEAEQQLETIACS